One Desulfonatronum thiodismutans genomic window, TACAATTTATCATTCTAATGTTGAAGTCGTAGTCAGCACAATATTTATATAATGTATTATAAAAGTGTATTTTTTTGTATACATCTAAAGATATAAAGCATGATTGATGTGATAAAGGATTCTCTTTGTATCTTTTTTCGTAAATTTCATTGCTTTGAAGCGTTTTTCTGTATCCAAATATAATTCCATTCTTGTTTTTAAGATTGATATATCCATATACGTAATCAATTTTTGGATATATTTTGCATGTTTTTGCAATATCTTGAATTATATAGATATAGTATGTATCGTCTGAATTTAAAATTCCTATAAAAAAACCATATGATAATCTTATTCCTTTATTCATCGCATCATATATTCCCTCATCTTTCTCGCTCACCCAGTAATCAATGGCATGTTCATATTTCCGGATGATGCCCAGCGTCCCGTCCGTGCTCCCTCCGTCGATGACGATATACTCCACGTTATCGTAGGTCTGGTTGAGGACGCTGAGAATGGTTTCTTCCAGATGTTTCGCCCCGTTGAGGACCACGGTGATCACTGTGATCAGGGGCTTGTCCGGGAGGCTGCGCTTGAACAGCCCCTGGGTGCGCAAGCCGCCTTGTCCGGTGCGGTTTTCGCTCTCGGGCAGGAACAGGACCGTTTCGAACGCGTCCCCAGACTTGCTCTCGATGACAGGTTTTTCCCGAGTCACCAGCCGGGTGGTGCTGTAGTCGTTGTTCAGGCAGAAGGTGCTGTTGTGCTGATCATGCATGATTCAAGTCTCAGATGTCACCAGAACGTTCCGCAATCAAAGGCGGAAAAGGCGGGGTCAACAATAATCGGCGGCCACGAGTTCATGGTACCTTTCGACAATGTCCGGCGGCTGTTCCTGCTTGCCGATTCGGTGCTTCGTGGCGATTTCCCAAGTACTGGCCGAACTGACAAAAATGGAGTTCTATTCATCGGAAATGGCATACTTGGGGTCCTCGAACAGTCCATCCTCGGCCAGCGCACGATTGGCCCACATGGTTGAGTCGATCCCGTTGGAGCGCTTGCAATGATGAATGCGATACGCCGTCCGAGCAGCGCCGCCGCTGATGTTGGATGTTTTGAACTGGCATACTTTCTTTTCTTCATCGATATAGCCATCGCGTCAGCAAGCGCCCGGTGCGTTCACGGCCCTTGGTAAGCGTTGACCCCACAAGGTTCATGCCCCGGAGTATCTTGCTGTTTTGCGTCACAACGCCTTGAAACTCAGCCGTGAAAAAAAGCCAGGTTTGGATGTTAAGGGTAAAAGCTGCAGGGCCGGTTAGGATAAATAGGTCGTGTTTGAAGGATAAATGTCACGAACTGGTTACGAAGACACTGCAACAAGCAATGCTGACTTTGGTCTGAATTTTATACATCCTTGTAAGGTTTCCTGCTGATGATATAATGATACATTGCCCGAACTGGCTGATATAGTCCTATGCACCGCAAAATGATGCCCACAAGATTAAAAATATTTTTTCTCATCTGGATACGTGCATATAGCCATCTTTGAACAAGACGAACCCGTAGCATTTCAAGCCGCTTATTTTCTATCAAGCCAGACATCAACTGAACATCTGATAAGTCCTTGGCTTCTCTACGGTTCCTTTTCATATTTATTAACTGCTGAAGCCCTATCAGTTTGACTCCAAACAAAAAGAAATGATTATCTGGATTATAGACAAGTTCATTGACACTTTTTCCATGATACTTAACCGCTTCTGCTGGAGAATCAATATTTAAAGATCTATAAATATCGTCACGGCCAGATGCTGTCAAAATAACTACATCGTTGGATTCGCGCAAACCATAAAGTTCAAGCAACCAGCTTCCATCAATTGCAAATTCATTCGTATGAATATTGTTTTCATTTGATAAACTAAGAACTTGGTTCAGTATTTGGTGGTGCTTACCCTTAAGCAACTCTGCATGATTTAAATAATGCAGACCGTTTTCGTTGCAAAGCAGGCTGGCTAATCTCAATGTCTCTTCATGGGTATTGGTGATATGAATAGAGCTATAGCCATGGCCATTGACAACACGAATATGTTCTTTTATTACACGTACATGTCCTATCCCAGCATCAGCCTGAAAAATGATCATGTTTACATCATCAAGCTTCGGAAAGCACTCAAAGAGCTTCTGGTAAAGCCCTCTGTAGTTAGAGTATTCATCTCCAAACCAATCCATATGGTGATAGCACTGATATAAAAGATTAATAGCCCCCTTATTTGTCAGTGATATTTTTTTTTTGTATATGATATTCCCAAACAGTTTTTCAGCCAGGTGAATATTAATTGAGCTACTTGGCCACAAAAAAGCAATAAAGCAGTTCCGTGCATAATGCAAAAATTGTATTACTGATTGTTCGATGATTCTGAGTGGTACTGCGCAGTTGAAAAAATATTGGTGGTCGCAGATGATTGAAGGCAATGTGGTTTGAATAAATGCTACATCCTTTCCATGGAAAAGTGCAGCACTAAGGCGATGTGCTCCGTTGATAATAGATCCATTCTTGGAAACTGGTAACAGTGTTTTTTCAATATCAAAGTTTTTTGAGTATATTTCATTTGAAACTTCATCAAAAACTTTTTTAAAAATATTAAAATCAGATTTTTTGGGGTTATCGGGGTCGACTAAAGAGCCTAGTGTCTGCGCTCTCAGAGCTTCAAAATATATTTTTTCTGCTAAATCGGGAGTCTTATTTTTTAGTTTTAAATATAAAGTGCGCATCCCTATATCAAGGCGGTTCCATTTGACCAATTCCTCAGGAGGTGCCCAGTGCACAGTATATTTGACTTCAGGCATCCGTTTCCATACACCTAATTCTACTCTATCGTAAAGATCAGATTTTGATAGCTTCATAGCTTTGCAAAATATTTGATACGCCTCAAAATACGGCAGGTTATGCTCATGTTTCCGAGGAAATGGGTGTCATATAATTCATCAGCTGAAACATTTTATTGAATCGAAGCTGTAGACGAATTCTTTTACGATCCTTTCAGAAGGAAATCCATAAAATACTTTTAGCGTTTTGAAATGAGAAATCGTGCAAACGGAAAAAGTGAATAGGACTTCATGTTAAAGAGGATTCTGGTTTCTTTCTTGAACAGATCAGATACCAGGACAACAAAGAAATATGATACGACAGTTGCATAGGCGGCTCCGGTTGCTCCGAATCTTGGAATCAGAAGGATGTTCAGGCCGACGTTCATCCCCGCCCCCAGCAGCGATCTTTGCATACTCAGGATCTGTCGATTCTCGGCCAGGAACCATCTGGAACTGGCGGCACCTAAAAAAACAAACACTGCGGCCCAGATATGTATTGTGAGAACGGCCCCAGCCTGCTCATAAGCCTGCCCGAACAAGATGACGATCAGGTGGGAGGACAGAAATGTCATGGGCAGGGCGATGGCCACGGAAATCCAGGCCATCAGGTCGAACAGCTTTTGCAATCTCTGATAGTAGAGCTCCTCGCTTCTTTTCTTTGCTTCGAGAATAGAGGGGAACACGGAGGCTGTGATCGCCATGGGTATAAAGTACCACACTTCACTCACCCGCACGGCCGCCGAATATATCCCCACGGCCTCATCACCAATCATCTGCCCCAGCATGATCTGGTCGATGCGCATGTAGATCATCACGGCCATGCCCGAGAGGATAAGTGGCCAGCTATCGCGTAGCAGTGTTTTGGCCCTGCGCATTCCGGGCTTCCATGCATGCAGCCTGCGGCTGGTCCGACTATAGACAACCAGGAGGGAAGCCGCGACCAGGGCCGCCTCTGCCAAGATTGCCCAGGCGAACGCCGTAAGCGGTGCATGGGTCAAAATCATGGCGACCTTGATTCCGGCGATGAGCAGAAAGGTCGTGTTTTCCACCCAAACCACGAACTTGGATTGAACCTGAGATTCGAACCAGTATTTGATCGTCTCCCCGGCCCTGAGCACCAGTGTGAAGCCAAGGATGGCCACGATGGTTCTGGTCAAGTCGTCGTCGGGGCGGAAATAGGAAATCGTCGCGAACACCAGAAGGTAGGCCGTCAGCCCCCCCAAGAGCTGTAGCACGAAGGCCGTGCCCAGGGTTTCGTTGCCGCTGGTTTGGTCCTGGACGATATCCCGGACCACGATGCCGTGCAGACCCAGCGTGGCCACGGCCCCGAACAGCCCGATAAAGGCTAGGGCGAAGCTGAGCAGCCCGAACTGTTCCGGCCCCAGGTATCTGGCCACCCAGACCCCCACCAGGAGCCCCACGCCCATGCGCAGGATCTTGTCAAAGAACAACCAGCCGATATTATCCAGGATCTTCAGCAGTCCTGTCCGGTGCGCGATTCTTTCATGCACCCATGTCGGCAGCCACTTCAAAACGCTGTGAAGCATTCGAAGGTTTGGAGGTTAAAAGGGGGGAGTGAATAAAAAAAAGGCAGCACTATGAATTTCATTCAGGTTCCCAGATCGGTTTCTCTGTTGCTTGTCGTACTGGCCTCATGGTCGAGTCGGATCAAACGACACGTCGGTGACAACCGGGAAGCGGTACCTCCCCAATATATGAAGAGGGGAGGGTGGTCGAGTGAGGCTGTCGAGGTCCAGGGGCAGTCCCGTGATACTATTGAAGGGGCACTCGTTTTTTGACAAGCAATCCAGGCACTCTGCGGAACTCGAGAAAACTATTCGTGACCAAGATCAACCCTCTACTTCTTGCATGCTCCGCTATCTGATTGTCATATGCCCCGATATTTTGTCCACCGGTTTCCAGATTGCCAATGATCCTGAAACTATGCAAGGCGGGAATCGCATCCAAAAAACATGTGATATTCAAACTGAGATGCCGGTGGGTTAACATTGAAGGGGGCAAGTCATTTATGTTGGCCGTTCAGTAACACATGCAGCCGGACCCGGTGCATATCGTCGTACCCGAAGGCTACGGGATGAGAACCTTGATCAGGCGCGTGTATTTGATTTTCTAGCTAGACTTGGCTAGATTTCTCGCTGGGGCATGTTTTCAAACAGAAGCTGGTTGGAAAGAATCGAAGGAGGGGCATGATGCTGGTCGTGAACATGTTCGAGGCCAAGACGACGCTTTCCAAGCTGGTCGAGGCCATTGAAAGCGGAAAAGAGAGCGAGGTGATCATCGCCCGTCACGGAACCCCGGTGGCTAGGCTGGCCCCGATTACCAGGCAGCCGGTCGCCAAACGAATTGGGGTAGCCAAGGGGGAGTTCGTGGTTCCGGATGATATTGACGCGGACAATGAGAACATTGCCGCCTTGTTTCAGGAATCCATTTCGTGAGACTGCTCCTGGACACGCATATTGCCTTGTGGGCGATCGTGGACAGTCCCAGGCTCTCCGCAAAGGCGCGCGAGCTGATCCTGGCCCCGGCAGCCGAGGTGTACGTCAGCGCGGCCACCATCTGGGAGATATCCATCAAGTTTTCTCTTGGGCGAGGGGGCATGCCGCTTTCGGGTGCGAAAGCCGCCGACTGTTTTACAAGGGCAGGGTATTTCAGGCTGCCCATGACCTGGGACCATGCCTTGGCTGTCGAGTCCTTGCCCTTGCTTCACGCGGACCCTTTTGATCGCATGCTTGTGGCCCAATCCCTCAGTGAGCCGATGTTCCTGTTGACCAACGACGGAACTCTTCCGGCATATGGCGAAACGGTGCTCATGGTCTGATAAGAATGTGAAAAGTAAGGTTCAGTAAAGGCGGAGCTGAGGAAGTGGGCGAAGCATCCCGTGGTGAGCGGCCCACGATGATTTTATTGAAGCGGCATCCAATTTTCGACAAGTAATCCTGGCACTCTGCTGAACTCGCGAATATGATTCGTGACCAGAATCAACCCTCTGCTTCTGGCATGCCCGGCTATCTGATTGTCGTATGCCCCGATACTTTGACCGCGGGCTTCCAGATTGGCAATGATCCTGGCGCTATGCACGGCGGCATTCGTATCAAAATCCAAAACTTCCAACCTCGCGAAAAAACCTTCCACGACCTTCAAGTTTGCATCCGGTTTCTCTGACTTCTCGACACCTTTGATCAGCTCCATGACCGTAACGGCGCTGATGCACAGCTGGCCGTGGCGACGGCGGAACTCCTCGCGAATCACGGCAGGACGGTTCTTGATAGTGTAAATGCAGATGCAGGTGTCGAGCATGTATGTGAGCATCAGACCCCCTCACGCTCCTGTACAGGCGGCTGGTCGCGCTCGCTCATGAAGTCGGCGGTTACGCCGGGGCCGTCAAACCAGCTATCCCAGCCCTCCCCGGCGGGGGCGATGATTCGGCTCCGCCCCACGGCCACGACATCAACGCGCTTCACGTCTTCCGGCAGGGCCACGGCCTTGGGAAGCCGGACCGCCTGGGATCGATTGCTTTTGAATACGGTCGATTGTTCCATTGTCTTCTCCTCATTTGATCGGACTTGTTTGCAAGCGCAGAGTAGCAATGCCTAGGGATATGTCAATGGGATATCTTTTCGCTTGTAGTGGGAAATCCGGGCGATTCCTTGACGTGCCGGATATCATGGCTTTACAGTTAGTCCACATTGTTAGTCCATGGGGGGGGTATGCCATGATGGTCAATGTTCACGAAGCAAAAACCAATTTTTCGAAACTGCTGGATCTGGCCCACGCTGGACAGGAAATCATCCTGGCCAAGTCAGGAAAACCCTATGCCCTTCTGACGTCTCTACCTCCAGGTGTGACCCGGCGCGTGCCAGGACGATTGCCTGGTAAAGTTACGGAAGACTTTTTCGAGCCCTTGCCTGAAGAAGAAATTGCCGCCTGGGAGAGGGCATGAGGCTTTTGCTGGACACCCACGCTTTGCTGTGGTGGCTGACTGATGATCCCAGACTTTCGGTGCCGGCCAGGGACGCCATTGCTGATGAAAAGAACACCATTTTTGTCAGTGCGGCCAGCTCCTGGGAAATCGCCACCAAGCAACGAATCGGCAAACTGGAACAGGTGCCGGGCGTTGTCGAAAGGTTCGCTGAACTTGTGGCGGCCGACGGATTCACCCACCTTCCGATTACCTATGTCCATTCCCTGCGTGCTGGTTCCTACTCCATGCAACATTGCGATCCTTTTGACCGCATGCTTGCGGCCCAAAGTGAACTGGAAATGCTGCCACTTGTCACCTTGGACCCTGCCTTTTCCGCTTTTCACTGCATAACGTTCTGGTAGGATTGTTCGGTACAGGGCCAGACAAGGCCACAAAGCCAATCATTCACTGATTCCGCATCACCCAGAGGGCTTCACGTTCCGGCCGATGGCAGTGATCAATTCTTTAGCAGACTCAACACTCGGCGCTGCGGCTTGCCGAACACCTCTTTCCGATCTTTGACATAATTCCTGGTTCAAGCCGAAGACCTCGATAGCTGACCCGAATACTTCGGAAATCATGGCGGGAGCAAACA contains:
- a CDS encoding glycosyltransferase family 2 protein, translating into MHDQHNSTFCLNNDYSTTRLVTREKPVIESKSGDAFETVLFLPESENRTGQGGLRTQGLFKRSLPDKPLITVITVVLNGAKHLEETILSVLNQTYDNVEYIVIDGGSTDGTLGIIRKYEHAIDYWVSEKDEGIYDAMNKGIRLSYGFFIGILNSDDTYYIYIIQDIAKTCKIYPKIDYVYGYINLKNKNGIIFGYRKTLQSNEIYEKRYKENPLSHQSCFISLDVYKKIHFYNTLYKYCADYDFNIRMINCNYNGMNIKKQFGEYRVFGKSNTVFSFYDNYKIYKKNKLPLLIIYRIITLSIFKYYLKFIIPNKIIKYIKKYFKDTSYIYK
- a CDS encoding flippase, yielding MHERIAHRTGLLKILDNIGWLFFDKILRMGVGLLVGVWVARYLGPEQFGLLSFALAFIGLFGAVATLGLHGIVVRDIVQDQTSGNETLGTAFVLQLLGGLTAYLLVFATISYFRPDDDLTRTIVAILGFTLVLRAGETIKYWFESQVQSKFVVWVENTTFLLIAGIKVAMILTHAPLTAFAWAILAEAALVAASLLVVYSRTSRRLHAWKPGMRRAKTLLRDSWPLILSGMAVMIYMRIDQIMLGQMIGDEAVGIYSAAVRVSEVWYFIPMAITASVFPSILEAKKRSEELYYQRLQKLFDLMAWISVAIALPMTFLSSHLIVILFGQAYEQAGAVLTIHIWAAVFVFLGAASSRWFLAENRQILSMQRSLLGAGMNVGLNILLIPRFGATGAAYATVVSYFFVVLVSDLFKKETRILFNMKSYSLFPFARFLISKR
- a CDS encoding type II toxin-antitoxin system Phd/YefM family antitoxin, which translates into the protein MMLVVNMFEAKTTLSKLVEAIESGKESEVIIARHGTPVARLAPITRQPVAKRIGVAKGEFVVPDDIDADNENIAALFQESIS
- a CDS encoding type II toxin-antitoxin system VapC family toxin, which translates into the protein MRLLLDTHIALWAIVDSPRLSAKARELILAPAAEVYVSAATIWEISIKFSLGRGGMPLSGAKAADCFTRAGYFRLPMTWDHALAVESLPLLHADPFDRMLVAQSLSEPMFLLTNDGTLPAYGETVLMV
- the vapC gene encoding type II toxin-antitoxin system tRNA(fMet)-specific endonuclease VapC, giving the protein MLTYMLDTCICIYTIKNRPAVIREEFRRRHGQLCISAVTVMELIKGVEKSEKPDANLKVVEGFFARLEVLDFDTNAAVHSARIIANLEARGQSIGAYDNQIAGHARSRGLILVTNHIREFSRVPGLLVENWMPLQ
- the vapB gene encoding type II toxin-antitoxin system VapB family antitoxin, with the translated sequence MEQSTVFKSNRSQAVRLPKAVALPEDVKRVDVVAVGRSRIIAPAGEGWDSWFDGPGVTADFMSERDQPPVQEREGV
- a CDS encoding type II toxin-antitoxin system Phd/YefM family antitoxin; translation: MMVNVHEAKTNFSKLLDLAHAGQEIILAKSGKPYALLTSLPPGVTRRVPGRLPGKVTEDFFEPLPEEEIAAWERA
- a CDS encoding type II toxin-antitoxin system VapC family toxin, which codes for MLDTHALLWWLTDDPRLSVPARDAIADEKNTIFVSAASSWEIATKQRIGKLEQVPGVVERFAELVAADGFTHLPITYVHSLRAGSYSMQHCDPFDRMLAAQSELEMLPLVTLDPAFSAFHCITFW